From the genome of Cryptococcus depauperatus CBS 7841 chromosome 1, complete sequence, one region includes:
- a CDS encoding isocitrate lyase codes for MSLEKQTFEREVAAVETFQKSHRFEKIVRPYSAADVVSKRGTLSIQYPSDIQAQKLFKLLESKARGEGGGCTATYGALDPVQLTQMAKHLETVYVSGWQCSSTASSSLEPGPDLAGLTAVMKLTKMMVESGAAGIHIEDQAPGTKKCGHMAGKTDIMGTTNLLVCRTDSEAATLITTNIDPRDHAFILGSTNPDLLPLNDLMFAAEAEGKYGDALGQIEEEWTRKAGLKLYPDTLVDALRSQGVSKSRVDEFIYHVHSASLSKSALLQLAKSVGLKSEPYWSWDTARSREGYYRYQGGTHCAINRAVAFAPYCDLLWMETKSPIYAQAKEFAQGVHKVYPGKWLAYNLSPSFNWEKAGLGKKEMKEYIWELGKLGFVFQFITLAGLHSNAYINDLFAKTFATEGMKAYVELIQSREREIGCDVLTHQKWSGAEYADAMMMTVTGGVSSTAAMGKGVTEAQFVDDKTKDALHKL; via the exons ATGTCTTTAGAAAAACAAAcatttgaaagagaggtTGCAGCGGTGGAGACTTTCCAAAAG TCTCATCgctttgaaaagattgtcaGGCCATACTCGGCAGCAGATGTCGTATCGAAGCGAGGAACGCTGTCAATCCAGTATCCATCAGATATCCAGGCGCAGAAGCTGTTCAAGTTGCTCGAGAGCAAGGCGAGAGGTGAGGGCGGAGGTTGTACGGCGACTTATGGAGC GCTTGATCCTGTACAACTGACACAGATGGCAAAGCATCTCGAAACGGTGTATGTGTCGGGATGGCAATGCTCGAGTACTGCGTCGTCCTCGCTCGAACCTGGGCCTGATCTTGCCG GCTTGACGGCGGTGATGAAGTTGACCAAGATGATGGTTGAAAGCGGAGCAGCGGGTATCCATATTGAAGACCAGGCGCCTGGTACGAAAAAGTGTGGCCACATGGCTGGCAAG ACTGATATTATGGGCACTACTAATCTTCTCGTTTGCCGTACCGATTCGGAAGCTGCTACGTTGATCACCACCAACATCGACCCACGAGACCACGCCTTCATTCTCGGGTCTACGAATCCTGATCTGCTCCCTCTCAACGACTTGATGTTTGCTGCCGAGGCTGAAGGCAAGTATGGCGATGCACTTGGgcagattgaagaagaatggacAAGGAAGGCAGGGTTGAAGCTCTACCCCGACACTCTCGTCGACGCACTCCGTTCCCAAGGCGTTTCCAAGTCTCGAGTCGACGAGTTTATATATCACGTACACTCTGCATCTCTGTCCAAGTCTGCCCTCCTTCAACTCGCCAAGTCTGTCGGCCTAAAGTCTGAGCCGTACTGGTCGTGGGATACAGCCCGATCCCGTGAGGGATACTATAGGTATCAAGGTGGTACGCATTGCGCCATCAACCGTGCTGTCGCTTTTGCTCCCTACTGTGACTTACTCTGGATGGAAACCAAGAGCCCTATCTATGCACAGGCCAAGGAATTTGCACAAGGTGTTCACAAGGTATATCCCGGTAAATGGTTGGCGTACAACCTAAGTCCCAGTTTTAATTGGGAGAAAGCTGGATTGGGTAAGAAGGAAATGAAAGAGTATATTTGGGAATTGGGTAAGCTGGGCTTCGTATTCCAATTCATCACT CTTGCTGGTCTTCATTCAAACGCATACATAAACGATCTTTTTGCGAAAACGTTTGCGACAGAGGGAATGAAGGCTTATGTCGAGCTCATCCAATCTAGGGAACGAGAGATTGGATGTGATGTATTGACTCATCAAAAG TGGTCCGGAGCAGAATATGCAGATgcgatgatgatgactGTCACTGGCGGTGTATCTTCCACAGCTGCCATGGGTAAAGGTGTGACCGAGGCGCAGTTTGTGGACGACAAGACCAAGGATGCGTTGCACAAGCTCTAG